A single genomic interval of Lewinellaceae bacterium harbors:
- a CDS encoding DUF1841 family protein yields MKPNDMLKQQFLEIVSNQLTSNDPPETKQTLDRLVQEGYSDADARILIAQCVAAELFNVMKHNKPYDNERYVRNLRQLPDFPSED; encoded by the coding sequence ATGAAGCCTAATGACATGCTCAAGCAGCAATTCCTGGAGATCGTCAGCAACCAGCTGACGAGCAACGACCCTCCTGAGACGAAGCAAACGCTTGACCGGCTCGTGCAGGAGGGATACTCCGACGCCGATGCCCGGATACTGATCGCCCAGTGTGTAGCCGCCGAGCTATTCAACGTCATGAAACACAATAAGCCCTACGACAACGAACGCTATGTGAGGAACTTACGCCAATTGCCGGATTTTCCCTCCGAAGACTGA
- a CDS encoding phage holin family protein — MRFIISLLVNGLLVYLAAEILPGIAVAGYMEAILVALLLGFVNFFIKPVLTILTLPITLITLGLFLLVINGAMVLLVDWLLPGFSVDGLFWAIIFAIILAIFNLIAGGLMGEKKK; from the coding sequence ATGCGATTCATCATCTCCCTGCTCGTCAACGGCTTGCTGGTTTACCTGGCGGCCGAAATCCTGCCCGGCATAGCGGTAGCCGGTTATATGGAAGCCATTCTGGTGGCTTTGCTGCTGGGCTTTGTCAATTTCTTCATCAAGCCGGTCCTGACCATCCTCACTTTGCCCATCACCCTCATTACCCTGGGGCTTTTCCTTCTGGTAATTAACGGAGCGATGGTCTTGCTGGTCGATTGGCTGCTCCCGGGTTTTTCGGTCGACGGCCTGTTTTGGGCGATCATCTTCGCCATCATCCTGGCTATCTTTAACCTGATCGCCGGAGGGTTGATGGGGGAGAAGAAGAAGTGA
- a CDS encoding enoyl-CoA hydratase/isomerase family protein codes for MQDKTKLGSVHTAVENSIATITFGHPAHNSLPGHLLSRLSDAITEAGQKESVKIIILQSEGERTFCAGASFDELISIQDFEIGKRFFMGFANVINAMRECPKFIIGRIQGKAVGGGVGLCAATDYAIATKWASVKLSELAIGIGPFVVGPAVERKMGKSAMTHLAINATEWQTAQWAKEKGLFNEVFETAGQMDAYIAHLAEKLASSNPEAIRLLKQVFWEGTENWRSLLEERAAMSGRLVLSDFTVEALKKLKQKA; via the coding sequence ATGCAGGATAAAACCAAATTAGGTTCTGTTCACACCGCTGTAGAAAACAGTATTGCCACCATCACTTTCGGGCATCCTGCCCACAACTCCCTTCCCGGCCATTTGCTGAGCCGGCTTTCGGATGCCATAACGGAGGCAGGGCAAAAGGAGTCCGTAAAAATAATTATCTTACAAAGCGAGGGCGAACGGACCTTTTGTGCCGGCGCCAGTTTCGACGAGCTGATCTCGATTCAGGATTTCGAAATCGGCAAGCGGTTCTTCATGGGCTTCGCCAACGTCATCAACGCGATGCGCGAATGCCCGAAGTTCATCATTGGGCGCATACAGGGCAAGGCAGTAGGAGGGGGAGTCGGCCTGTGCGCCGCTACCGACTACGCCATTGCCACCAAATGGGCTTCGGTGAAGCTCAGCGAGTTGGCCATCGGCATCGGGCCCTTTGTGGTGGGGCCAGCGGTAGAACGCAAAATGGGCAAATCGGCCATGACGCACCTGGCCATTAACGCCACCGAATGGCAAACCGCGCAGTGGGCCAAGGAAAAGGGGTTGTTCAATGAAGTGTTCGAAACCGCCGGGCAAATGGACGCCTATATCGCTCATCTGGCGGAAAAACTGGCGTCTTCCAACCCCGAAGCCATCCGCCTGCTCAAGCAGGTATTCTGGGAAGGCACGGAAAACTGGCGAAGCTTGCTGGAGGAACGCGCCGCCATGAGCGGCCGCCTGGTGCTCTCTGATTTCACGGTGGAGGCGCTAAAAAAGCTAAAACAGAAAGCCTGA